A single region of the Acidobacteriota bacterium genome encodes:
- a CDS encoding nuclear transport factor 2 family protein, with protein MWLSSLLLIATWMVAVPGETAPDTAADRAAIEGCVRDYIEGWYTGDAARLGRALHPELAKRGVLQSPGAGRLFLQPIGKSAMVAYSGAGAGRLKPGEEMKLAIEILSVDRVVASVRVVSLKFIDHCHLAKLDGEWKIVNVVWEPAAPPPPPPPK; from the coding sequence GTGTGGCTGTCGAGCCTGCTTCTGATAGCTACATGGATGGTGGCGGTGCCGGGGGAAACGGCCCCGGACACCGCGGCGGACCGCGCGGCCATCGAAGGGTGCGTGCGCGACTATATTGAAGGCTGGTACACGGGTGACGCGGCCCGCCTGGGCCGGGCGCTCCATCCGGAGCTGGCCAAACGGGGCGTGTTGCAAAGTCCGGGCGCAGGACGGCTGTTCCTGCAGCCCATCGGTAAGTCGGCCATGGTGGCGTACTCCGGCGCCGGCGCGGGCCGGCTGAAACCGGGCGAAGAGATGAAGCTGGCCATCGAGATCCTGTCGGTGGACCGCGTGGTCGCCAGCGTCCGGGTCGTTTCGCTCAAGTTCATCGACCACTGCCACCTGGCCAAGCTGGACGGGGAATGGAAGATCGTGAACGTGGTCTGGGAGCCGGCGGCTCCGCCGCCGCCTCCGCCACCCAAGTGA